A stretch of DNA from Desulfuromonadales bacterium:
CACCCGGCCGGCGACCGGCTCCTTGGCAAAGACCCCCAGGACCACCCTCATCCCCTCCGTCCACGGCGCCAAGTCGGCGATCGGCCGCGGGTTGTCCACCGTTTCCACAGACTTATCCACAGGTGTTGGCTTGTTAAAAAACAGGTTGCTTCAGGCTGAGCAAAAATGCCCGGATGCAAGGCGCCCGAAATCCGAGGAGTGAGGCGTACCTGGAGGGTACGCCGCAGCGACGAGGATGAGGGCAACGCCGCAGGTGGGCGTTTTTCATCAGCCTGCTACAGGTCGAACCCGCAGTACGACAGGTTAAAGCTCTTGTTGCAGAGCGGGAAGTCGGAGATCTGCTCGCCGCGCAGCGCCATCGCCAGGCCGCTCCAGTTGCGGAACGAGGGATCGACGATCTTGTAGCGGGAAAACTTCCCCTGCGCATCGGTCAGGGCGACGTGCACCACCTCGCCGCGCCACCCTTCGACCAGGGCCACAGTCAGGCTCTCCGGCGCCAGCGCCGGCAACTCCCGGCGCAGTTCCCCCTCCGGCAGGGTGCGCAGCGCTCGCTTGATCCAGCCCAGCGAATCGTAGATCTCCCGCCGCCGGATATTCGCCCGTGCAAAGACGTCCCCCTCCTCTTCAATGACCACATGATCGAAGGCATCCCGGTAGGCGCCGGCCGGATGGTGCAGACGGGCATCGATGGCCAGGCCGCAGGCGCGGGCCGCCATGCCGACCAGCCCGAGGCTTTCGGCGGCGTCGACCGCCACCCGGCCGGTCCCTTCCAGACGGGCGAGGACCGAAGGGGTATCGAAAAAGAGTTCGACCGCGCCGCGGGTGTCCCGTTCGATCGCTTCGAGCCGCAGCAGCAATCGATCCGCCAACTGCCGGGAGACATCGAAGGCCACCCCGCCGGGCCGGACCAGACCGCGCCCGAAACGGCTGCCGCAGAGCTCGGCGCTGAGGTTGAGGTAATCCCCGCGAATCCGTCCGCAGAAAGCGGCGGTCGGCAGGAAGCCGACGTCGCCGGCCAGCGCTCCTATATCCCCCACATGATTGGCCAGCCGCTCCAGTTCCAGAGCCAGTGCCCGCAGCGCCGCCGCCCGGGGTGAGACCTCGACACCGGCCAGGCTCTCGATGATCTGGCAATAGGCGCTGGCGTGGCCGATGGTGGTGTCCCCGGCGATCGTCTCCATCTGGTGAATGGTCGTCGGACCGGGACCGCCGATCAGCGGTCGTTCGAGGCCGCGGTGCTGGTAGCCGAGGGAGATTTCCAGATGCATGACTTTTTCGCCCTGGCACTGGAAGCGGAAGTGTCCCGGCTCGATCACTCCGGCATGGACCGGACCGACCGCCACCTCGTGGACTTCATCGCCCTCCACCCGGTAGAACTCCATGTCGCCGGGAACGGGGTGCCGGCCGGGATCGCGCCCCCAGGCATCGCTACCCTCCCGCCAGGCACGATGGAACCGCACCGGCTTGAACCAGGGATGTCCCTCGAAAACCACGCCGAACTGCTCGGCGATTTCCCGTTCAAAGAGGTGCAGTGGAGGACAGCGTGGCGTCAGGGAGGGACAGCCTGGGGCGGTGCGGGTGCGCAACAGCCGCAGGTCCCCCTTCCAGTCCCGGGCGACCACGGCAAAAAGTTCAAG
This window harbors:
- a CDS encoding NADH-quinone oxidoreductase subunit C translates to MSTQGVDICTVTNGERVSLSSLKVMTYERFSEALLGEVEQLGRIAAYFALPAAGDELELFAVVARDWKGDLRLLRTRTAPGCPSLTPRCPPLHLFEREIAEQFGVVFEGHPWFKPVRFHRAWREGSDAWGRDPGRHPVPGDMEFYRVEGDEVHEVAVGPVHAGVIEPGHFRFQCQGEKVMHLEISLGYQHRGLERPLIGGPGPTTIHQMETIAGDTTIGHASAYCQIIESLAGVEVSPRAAALRALALELERLANHVGDIGALAGDVGFLPTAAFCGRIRGDYLNLSAELCGSRFGRGLVRPGGVAFDVSRQLADRLLLRLEAIERDTRGAVELFFDTPSVLARLEGTGRVAVDAAESLGLVGMAARACGLAIDARLHHPAGAYRDAFDHVVIEEEGDVFARANIRRREIYDSLGWIKRALRTLPEGELRRELPALAPESLTVALVEGWRGEVVHVALTDAQGKFSRYKIVDPSFRNWSGLAMALRGEQISDFPLCNKSFNLSYCGFDL